The Methylobacterium sp. PvR107 genome contains a region encoding:
- a CDS encoding glycosyltransferase has protein sequence MRTLYGLYHRWARSGSVRASRNPLVRLAARGGLPAANDLATAEAQIAALAPCFDAAFYASWYGITADPVRDYLVQGWREGRDPRPDFSSAAYLAARPHLARAGINPFLHALAAHKRRAGAAGGADTGAALPKPDTAEAQRLARRLVDGPFYLAGNPDLAAAGVDPVDHYMASGWREGREPSPRFDTLAYCLTRGITYATQNPLVHYVLHGGPARPEAAEALALRVATLAPYFDAAHYRRGLSAAQAEALAGATDAALLRAYVAEGWRRLVGPRPDFDPAGFVQARAGSRAVRDDPFFRYVAETRLAGREPFAEPERLNVPAVDEAWYRATYPDVGGREPYLHFAGIGWRELRDPGPGRSTLAALLRVCGLRPARAPVEDTGWLGAIGAGPVERAALLDLQARLVAGHVDHAFYRARYGLPADADAVRDYCDTGWRRGRNPRPDFNGWAYRAHHPYVEATGLAPFVHFLAMALMRGVDLTGPAFDPRYGSPPPEEDAELMEQARLIEPYFDAPWYLKRYPDTRGFENGPAMHFLSHGQEEDRDPSTAFVTRFYRRAYGHLFGPGESPFLHYVRTGRAAGLMAAPEDLGTAPPMTAPAPEDWDGLPQALPIDQARVVVIVPVYKGRGETLRALHACLAAPQTTPFTLLAVNDRSPDPELAADLAELARRGLFHLVENAQNLGFVRSVNRALSLRQGRAVVLLNSDAQVFGDWLDRLVAHAEPDAEPDAEPDAEPAGAARPRVGSVTPLSNNATICSYPRFNANNTMPLEIDRPDLDRLAAQINRGRAVPVPTGVGFCMYMSADALDAVGALDAEAFGKGYGEENDWCLRASKAGFTNLLAEDVYVYHAGQISFGLDEGGEYDQGQAALLAKHPDYPARVGQFVQADPGRGGRARLDLARLARHCAGRALLYVTHSWGGGIQRHIDDMIAKARAEGLAVVLLQIDRTRNLEVRVAYRGAAFLYLPNLGSLYLPRDAEALSGFIAALAPVLIHVHSLAGLRWAAAGALMDLVAGSGRPYAWTLHDYSPVCHRNHLVQPDGRYCGLAPVAECRACLAADAEGFEEPDPGERRAAFGAFLAGAARVFAPSSDTAARIRGVYPDLAITVRPHLEPERAVRDTALQRPGRVRRVAVLGAISATKGGLFLQALATDAQDRGLPLRFSIVGFSDPALTGGLERTGVTETGRYSTDDTTLDRPARAALQIAETDRHWDDDEFLDLVNQISADLVLLPAIWPETYAYALTLALRTGLPVAAFDLGAPGERLRAYPNGHCLPYALATDPAAFNDRLLAIDISETGRLSGPIQAAAYRNLMRDYYGLTP, from the coding sequence TTGAGGACGCTCTACGGACTGTACCACCGCTGGGCGCGTTCGGGCTCCGTCCGCGCGAGCCGCAACCCGCTGGTCCGGCTCGCAGCGCGCGGCGGCCTCCCGGCCGCGAACGATCTCGCCACCGCGGAGGCGCAGATCGCGGCGCTGGCGCCGTGTTTCGACGCGGCGTTCTACGCGAGCTGGTACGGGATCACGGCCGATCCGGTGCGCGACTACCTGGTCCAGGGCTGGCGCGAGGGCCGCGACCCGCGGCCCGACTTCTCCTCCGCCGCCTACCTCGCCGCCCGGCCCCATCTCGCCCGGGCCGGCATCAACCCGTTCCTGCACGCCCTCGCGGCGCACAAGCGCCGGGCCGGTGCGGCCGGCGGCGCGGACACGGGCGCGGCCCTGCCGAAGCCCGACACGGCCGAGGCCCAGCGCCTCGCCCGCCGCCTCGTGGACGGGCCGTTCTATCTCGCCGGCAACCCCGACCTCGCGGCCGCCGGCGTCGATCCGGTCGACCACTACATGGCCTCGGGCTGGCGCGAGGGCCGCGAGCCGTCGCCCCGGTTCGACACCCTGGCCTACTGCCTGACCCGCGGGATCACCTACGCCACCCAGAACCCGCTCGTGCACTACGTCCTGCACGGCGGCCCCGCCCGGCCGGAGGCCGCCGAGGCGCTGGCGCTGCGGGTCGCGACGCTCGCGCCCTATTTCGACGCTGCCCATTACCGGCGGGGCCTGAGCGCCGCGCAGGCGGAGGCCCTGGCCGGCGCCACGGACGCGGCGCTGCTGCGCGCCTACGTGGCGGAGGGCTGGCGGCGGCTCGTCGGCCCGCGTCCGGACTTCGACCCGGCCGGCTTCGTGCAGGCGCGCGCCGGCAGCCGGGCGGTGCGCGACGACCCGTTCTTCCGCTACGTGGCCGAGACGCGTCTGGCCGGGCGGGAACCGTTCGCCGAGCCGGAGCGGCTGAACGTGCCGGCGGTGGATGAGGCGTGGTACCGGGCGACCTACCCGGATGTGGGTGGCCGTGAGCCGTACCTGCACTTTGCCGGCATCGGCTGGCGGGAGCTGCGCGATCCGGGCCCGGGGCGCTCGACGCTGGCGGCGCTGCTGCGGGTCTGCGGCTTGCGTCCGGCGCGGGCGCCGGTCGAGGACACGGGCTGGCTGGGGGCGATCGGGGCCGGGCCGGTGGAGCGGGCGGCGCTGCTGGACCTGCAGGCGCGGCTGGTGGCGGGGCATGTCGACCACGCCTTCTACCGGGCGCGCTACGGGCTGCCCGCGGATGCCGACGCGGTGCGCGACTATTGCGACACCGGCTGGCGCAGGGGCCGGAACCCGAGACCCGACTTCAACGGCTGGGCGTACCGCGCGCATCACCCCTACGTGGAGGCGACGGGTCTCGCGCCCTTCGTCCACTTCCTCGCCATGGCGCTGATGCGCGGCGTCGACCTCACCGGGCCCGCTTTCGATCCGCGCTACGGCAGTCCGCCTCCCGAAGAGGATGCGGAGCTGATGGAGCAGGCGCGGCTGATCGAGCCCTATTTCGACGCCCCCTGGTACCTGAAGCGCTACCCCGACACGCGCGGCTTCGAGAACGGTCCCGCCATGCACTTCCTGTCGCACGGACAGGAAGAGGATCGCGATCCGAGCACGGCCTTCGTGACCCGGTTCTACCGCCGGGCCTACGGTCACCTGTTCGGTCCTGGGGAGTCGCCGTTCCTGCACTACGTCCGGACCGGCCGGGCGGCCGGGCTGATGGCCGCGCCGGAGGATCTGGGCACCGCCCCGCCCATGACCGCCCCCGCGCCCGAGGACTGGGACGGCCTGCCGCAAGCCCTGCCCATCGACCAGGCCCGCGTCGTCGTCATCGTGCCCGTCTACAAGGGCCGCGGCGAGACCCTGCGCGCCCTCCACGCCTGCCTGGCGGCCCCGCAGACAACCCCCTTCACCCTGCTGGCCGTCAACGACCGCTCCCCCGACCCGGAGCTCGCCGCCGACCTCGCGGAGCTCGCCCGCAGGGGCCTGTTCCACCTCGTCGAGAACGCGCAGAACCTCGGCTTCGTCCGCTCGGTCAACCGCGCCCTCAGCCTCCGCCAGGGCCGCGCCGTCGTCCTGCTCAACTCCGACGCCCAGGTCTTCGGCGACTGGCTCGACCGCCTCGTCGCCCATGCCGAGCCTGATGCCGAGCCTGACGCCGAGCCTGATGCCGAACCCGCGGGCGCCGCCCGCCCGCGGGTGGGCAGCGTCACGCCGCTGTCCAACAACGCCACGATCTGCTCCTACCCGCGCTTCAACGCCAACAACACCATGCCGCTGGAGATCGACCGGCCCGATCTCGACCGCTTGGCCGCGCAGATCAACCGCGGCCGCGCCGTGCCCGTGCCCACCGGCGTCGGCTTCTGCATGTACATGAGCGCCGACGCGCTCGACGCCGTCGGCGCCCTCGACGCCGAGGCCTTCGGCAAGGGCTACGGCGAGGAGAACGACTGGTGCCTGCGCGCCAGCAAGGCCGGCTTCACCAACCTGCTCGCCGAGGACGTCTACGTCTACCATGCCGGCCAGATCTCGTTCGGGCTGGATGAGGGCGGCGAGTACGACCAGGGCCAGGCGGCGCTGCTGGCCAAGCATCCGGACTACCCGGCCCGGGTCGGGCAGTTCGTCCAGGCCGATCCGGGCCGGGGCGGGCGGGCGCGCCTCGACCTCGCCCGGCTGGCCCGGCACTGCGCGGGCCGGGCGCTGCTCTACGTGACCCACAGCTGGGGCGGGGGCATCCAGCGGCACATCGACGACATGATCGCCAAGGCCCGGGCCGAGGGCCTCGCGGTGGTGCTGCTGCAGATCGACCGGACCCGCAACCTCGAGGTCCGGGTCGCGTATCGCGGCGCCGCGTTCCTGTACCTGCCCAACCTCGGCAGCCTGTACCTGCCGCGCGACGCCGAGGCGCTGTCGGGCTTCATCGCCGCGCTGGCGCCGGTCCTGATCCACGTGCACTCGCTGGCGGGCCTGCGCTGGGCGGCGGCGGGGGCGCTGATGGACCTGGTGGCGGGCTCGGGCCGGCCCTATGCCTGGACGCTGCACGACTACTCGCCGGTCTGCCACCGCAACCACCTGGTGCAGCCGGACGGGCGCTATTGCGGCCTGGCGCCGGTCGCCGAATGCCGGGCGTGCCTGGCGGCGGATGCCGAGGGGTTCGAGGAGCCGGATCCGGGCGAGCGGCGGGCGGCGTTCGGGGCCTTCCTGGCCGGGGCGGCGCGGGTGTTTGCGCCCTCGTCGGACACGGCGGCGCGGATCCGGGGCGTGTACCCGGACCTGGCGATCACGGTGCGGCCGCATCTGGAGCCGGAGCGCGCCGTGCGCGACACCGCCCTGCAGCGGCCCGGACGCGTCCGGCGCGTCGCGGTGCTCGGCGCCATCAGCGCGACGAAGGGCGGCCTGTTCCTGCAGGCTCTGGCGACGGACGCGCAGGACCGGGGCTTGCCGCTGCGGTTCTCGATCGTGGGCTTCTCCGACCCGGCCCTCACGGGCGGCCTGGAACGCACGGGCGTCACCGAGACCGGACGCTACTCCACCGACGACACGACCCTCGACCGGCCGGCACGCGCGGCTCTCCAGATCGCCGAGACCGACCGCCACTGGGACGACGACGAGTTCCTCGACCTCGTGAACCAGATTTCAGCCGATTTGGTCCTGCTTCCGGCGATCTGGCCGGAGACGTACGCGTATGCGCTGACCCTGGCCCTGCGCACCGGCCTGCCGGTGGCGGCCTTCGACCTGGGCGCCCCGGGCGAGCGGCTCCGCGCCTACCCGAACGGCCATTGCCTGCCCTACGCGCTGGCCACCGACCCGGCCGCCTTCAACGACCGGCTGCTGGCCATCGACATCTCGGAAACCGGCCGGCTCTCCGGGCCGATCCAGGCCGCCGCCTACCGGAATCTCATGCGCGACTATTACGGTCTTACGCCCTGA
- a CDS encoding nucleoside deaminase, with protein sequence MDLMLRACDCSSDHSGDCPTGGNVGRRAFLASAVGFGMSTVLPSGAVAQAVPVPAGKKAFMEEATRLAIESVEKGWGGPFGAVIVKDGEIIGRGQNRVLLTGIPVFHAEITAIMDASTRLNPKALLGSEYGLGTILEMIPREPGSPDPVTERARMLKGCEIYINGAPCPMCMSAIYWSRIDHVYFAASLTDTSKIGFDDAFQYEDFAKPWGQRRIKITENFERETGLKAYEAWTNKQDRHPY encoded by the coding sequence ATGGATTTGATGCTGCGAGCTTGCGACTGTTCGTCCGATCATTCCGGGGATTGCCCAACGGGCGGGAATGTCGGTCGGCGCGCCTTTCTGGCGAGTGCGGTCGGATTCGGCATGTCGACGGTCTTGCCATCCGGAGCGGTCGCGCAGGCCGTTCCGGTCCCGGCGGGCAAGAAGGCCTTCATGGAAGAAGCGACCCGGCTTGCGATTGAGTCTGTCGAGAAAGGTTGGGGTGGTCCGTTCGGGGCCGTGATCGTCAAAGACGGTGAAATCATCGGGCGGGGTCAGAACCGCGTCCTCCTGACTGGCATCCCGGTTTTCCACGCCGAGATCACGGCTATCATGGATGCCTCCACGCGCCTGAACCCGAAAGCTCTTCTCGGAAGCGAGTACGGATTGGGAACGATCCTGGAGATGATTCCCCGTGAACCCGGCTCTCCAGATCCAGTGACCGAACGTGCCAGGATGCTGAAGGGCTGCGAGATCTACATCAACGGCGCACCCTGCCCGATGTGCATGAGCGCTATCTACTGGTCACGGATCGACCACGTCTATTTCGCAGCCAGCCTGACGGATACAAGCAAGATCGGCTTCGATGACGCGTTCCAGTACGAGGATTTCGCTAAGCCCTGGGGGCAGCGTCGCATCAAGATCACGGAAAATTTCGAGCGTGAGACCGGCCTGAAAGCCTACGAAGCCTGGACGAACAAACAGGATCGGCACCCCTACTAA
- a CDS encoding efflux RND transporter permease subunit, with the protein MRAWFALLIRRRLLVLVVALAAAAGGIANLEGLSIDAVPDISPKQVMILTLSPGLGPLEVERLVTFPVENAMAGAPALTGIRSTSRAGVSAVYVTFADGMALAEARNQVFQRLPAAKSLMPAGVGDPQMGPMATGLGEVYQFELRGPAYTPMQLRRTLQWTIAPKLKLTPGIADVNIYGGEMPTYEVRVSADALRRYGVTLAQVYTALADNNAARGGAYIAHNDQQEVIRGLGLAKGPDDIATMVVATGPGGVPVTLATLGQVVEAPKVRLGAVTHDAAGETVVGIALMQVGENASAVVAEVKRTVDELRPQLPPGMAIVPYYDRSALVDRTIHTVAHNLLEGAVLVVVVLLLLLGNLRAGLIVAAAIPLAMLMAFAGMRLLGLSGNLMSLGAIDFGLIVDGAVVMIENVLRARGAHPDRPARGLVRDAAAEVARPVTFAVAIIILVYVPILALQGVAGKMFVPMALTVILALGSSLVVTLTLMPALAAIFLVGHGVGERETRLVHWMRGAYTPVLRTAERHAGLTVLATLALFAGSCVLATRLGGEFLPKLSEGSIVVTSEKLPGIDLGASLATVGRIERVLKSFPEVKRVVSLTGSAEIPTDPMGVESTDSFITLTEPSSWTTADTQDGLVAAFDRRLKEEVPGVAYTFSQPIQMRMDDLLEGVRGDVAISLYGDDLTILKDTAEAIVRTVSAIPGAADVKAEAQAGMPALSIQVDRAKAARYGITVSDVLDVVASLGGRTSGVVYGDDNAITEIVVRLDPADRSDIERIRALPVGRSEPGREAGSRMMVPLALVASVDVASGPAQISRERLQRRISVQANVRGRDVQSFVAAARAAVDRQVTLPPRYSLVWSGQFQNLQEATARLSVVVPAALAAILVLLVVMFADIRLAGLIFLNVPMAATGGILALTLRDMPFSISAAIGFIATFGIAILNGVVLTSYIRDLEATGLAPREAATRAAAMRLRPVMMTALVAALGFLPMALSTSAGAEVQRPLATVVIGGLISATLLTLVVLPAVYPVVAGLRLPFDRRPLPASDETGETVRARRRGRLDA; encoded by the coding sequence GGAGGTCGAGCGGCTCGTCACCTTCCCGGTGGAGAACGCCATGGCGGGGGCGCCGGCGCTGACCGGGATCCGCTCGACGTCGCGCGCCGGTGTCTCGGCGGTCTACGTCACCTTCGCCGACGGCATGGCGCTGGCAGAGGCGCGCAACCAGGTGTTCCAGCGCCTGCCGGCCGCCAAGAGCCTGATGCCGGCTGGTGTCGGCGACCCGCAGATGGGTCCGATGGCGACGGGACTCGGCGAGGTCTACCAGTTCGAGCTGCGCGGACCCGCCTACACGCCGATGCAGCTCCGGCGCACCCTGCAATGGACGATCGCGCCGAAGCTGAAGCTCACGCCGGGCATCGCCGACGTGAACATCTACGGCGGCGAGATGCCGACCTACGAGGTCCGGGTCTCCGCCGACGCCCTGCGCCGCTACGGCGTCACCCTGGCCCAGGTCTACACGGCGCTCGCCGACAACAACGCCGCCCGCGGGGGCGCGTACATCGCGCACAACGACCAGCAGGAGGTGATCCGCGGGCTCGGGCTCGCCAAGGGGCCGGACGACATCGCCACCATGGTCGTCGCCACCGGCCCGGGCGGTGTCCCGGTGACCCTCGCGACGCTGGGCCAGGTGGTCGAGGCGCCCAAGGTCCGGCTGGGGGCCGTGACCCACGATGCGGCGGGCGAGACGGTCGTGGGCATCGCGCTGATGCAGGTCGGCGAGAATGCCAGCGCGGTGGTCGCAGAGGTCAAGAGGACGGTCGACGAGCTGCGTCCGCAACTGCCGCCCGGGATGGCGATCGTTCCCTATTACGACCGCAGCGCGCTGGTGGACCGCACGATCCACACCGTGGCGCACAACCTCCTCGAAGGCGCGGTCCTCGTGGTCGTCGTCCTGCTGCTGCTGCTCGGCAACCTCCGGGCCGGGCTGATCGTCGCCGCGGCGATCCCGCTCGCGATGCTGATGGCCTTTGCCGGCATGCGGCTCCTCGGCCTGTCGGGCAACCTGATGAGCCTCGGCGCCATCGATTTCGGCCTGATCGTCGACGGCGCCGTGGTGATGATCGAGAACGTGTTGCGCGCCCGCGGCGCGCACCCGGACCGGCCGGCCCGCGGCCTCGTCCGGGATGCCGCCGCCGAGGTGGCGCGGCCGGTGACGTTCGCGGTGGCGATCATCATCCTGGTCTACGTGCCGATCCTCGCGCTCCAGGGCGTGGCCGGGAAGATGTTCGTGCCGATGGCGCTGACCGTCATCCTGGCGCTGGGCAGCTCCCTCGTCGTCACCCTGACGCTGATGCCGGCGCTCGCCGCGATCTTTCTCGTTGGCCACGGCGTCGGCGAACGCGAGACGCGCCTCGTTCACTGGATGCGCGGCGCCTACACGCCGGTGCTGCGCACCGCCGAACGCCATGCCGGCCTGACCGTGCTGGCGACCCTCGCGCTGTTCGCCGGATCCTGCGTGCTCGCCACGCGGCTCGGCGGCGAATTCCTGCCGAAGCTGTCGGAGGGCTCGATCGTCGTCACCTCCGAGAAGCTGCCCGGCATCGATCTGGGCGCCTCGCTGGCTACGGTCGGCCGGATCGAGCGGGTGCTCAAGTCCTTCCCCGAGGTGAAGCGCGTCGTCTCGCTCACCGGCAGCGCCGAGATCCCCACCGACCCGATGGGCGTCGAATCGACCGACAGCTTCATCACGCTCACCGAGCCGTCCAGCTGGACGACCGCCGACACGCAGGACGGGCTCGTCGCGGCCTTCGACCGGCGGCTCAAGGAGGAGGTGCCGGGCGTGGCCTACACCTTCTCCCAGCCGATCCAGATGCGCATGGACGACCTGCTGGAGGGCGTGCGCGGCGATGTGGCGATCAGCCTCTACGGCGACGACCTGACGATCCTGAAGGACACGGCCGAGGCCATCGTGCGCACGGTATCGGCAATTCCCGGCGCGGCGGACGTGAAGGCCGAGGCGCAGGCCGGCATGCCGGCGCTCTCGATCCAGGTCGACCGCGCCAAGGCGGCCCGCTACGGCATTACCGTCTCCGACGTGCTCGACGTGGTGGCGAGCCTCGGCGGCCGCACCAGCGGCGTGGTCTACGGCGACGACAACGCGATCACCGAGATCGTGGTGCGCCTGGACCCGGCCGACCGCAGCGACATCGAGCGCATCCGCGCGCTGCCGGTCGGCCGGAGCGAGCCCGGCCGCGAGGCGGGCAGCCGGATGATGGTGCCGCTGGCGCTCGTGGCCAGCGTGGACGTGGCCTCCGGCCCGGCGCAGATCAGCCGTGAGCGCCTGCAGCGGCGAATCTCCGTGCAGGCGAATGTCCGCGGCCGCGACGTCCAGAGTTTCGTCGCGGCCGCCCGCGCCGCCGTCGACCGGCAGGTGACGCTGCCGCCGCGCTATTCCCTGGTCTGGAGCGGGCAGTTCCAGAACCTGCAGGAGGCGACCGCCCGCCTCTCCGTCGTCGTGCCCGCCGCCCTGGCGGCGATCCTGGTCCTGCTGGTGGTGATGTTCGCCGATATCCGCCTCGCCGGACTGATCTTCCTGAACGTCCCGATGGCCGCCACCGGCGGCATCCTGGCGCTCACCCTGCGCGACATGCCGTTCTCGATCTCGGCGGCCATCGGCTTCATCGCGACCTTCGGCATCGCCATCCTCAACGGCGTCGTGCTGACGAGCTATATCCGCGACCTGGAGGCGACCGGCCTGGCACCCCGGGAGGCCGCGACCCGCGCCGCCGCGATGCGGCTGCGGCCGGTGATGATGACCGCCCTGGTGGCGGCCCTCGGCTTCCTGCCCATGGCTCTCTCCACGAGCGCCGGGGCGGAGGTGCAGCGGCCGCTGGCCACCGTGGTGATCGGCGGCCTGATCTCGGCGACGCTGCTCACCCTCGTCGTGCTGCCGGCGGTCTATCCGGTCGTCGCTGGCCTGCGCCTGCCCTTCGACCGCCGGCCCCTGCCCGCCTCCGATGAGACGGGCGAGACGGTCAGGGCGCGGCGTCGCGGGAGGCTCGACGCCTGA